A window of Nitrospinaceae bacterium genomic DNA:
TAGGCAGCACCACTGGAGGTTCGGAAACATGGAGCCCGTCCCCGGTGTATCGCCCGAGGAAGTGGGCGTGATCATTCGTTATGTTCGTAATTTGCAGCGAAAAGCTGGTGTCTATTAATTGCTATTACATCGCTAATGTAAATATTTTCATTTCATCAAATCTACCCTTGCATGGCGAAATAGTAATTCGTCATGCACAGGACCGGGTTCGGTGATTTTGAGCCGTGCTCGGTTCAGCGGCCTTGCCCGGTGGATGAAAATTCGCCGAATTCGAAAGTCGGAAATTCGCTGACCAGGAGAGGGGGAGTGCCTTATCTTACAGAGCACGGTATCAGGCCCCCCCGTCTAGAAAGGCCGCTGGGCGAGAATCATATAGGATTCGGGGGTTTGGCGCTGGTAGTCCTGAACCGCGAGACCGGCATCCTGGCACCAAGCTTGAATGCGTTCGGGCGCGATCCGATGCTCCTGTGGGGGCCCTTGTTCGCCGGGTCCCTCCGGATGGAACTCCGCCACCAGGACTCGGCCTCCAGGCACAATCATTCGTTCCACGTTGCGCAGGATGCCAGGCGGGTCGTCCGCGTGGTGCAGGACCATCGAGATCATTGCCGCGTCCGCGGGGAGGTTCGCGGGGAGATCCGCAGGCTCCAGCGCGGCGGCGTCCGCGGTGATCCTCTGGATCTGCACTATCCCTCGCTCCCTTTGTAAACCCTCCAGGTAGGCCAGAGCCTCGGCAGACCTGTCAATCGCGTAGACGACCCCACCGACCCCCACTCGATCTGCGAGCACCAGGCTCACGAAGCCAGGCCCGGAGCCCATGTCCAGTACGCGGTCCCCCGGCTGGAGGGCCAGGGCTTCCAGCCATTCCTCCACCAGGCCGGCCCGCATTTCCTGCCGCTTGTACACCTCAGCCCAGGTAATGTGGCTCAAGTCTTTTCGATACGAACCTGTCATGCCGCCCCCTTGCTACACGCCGAACTGCGTGACCGACCACATAACGATCCCGATGGTGAGGAGGATCGAGACCCCGTTCAGAATACGCATGGATCTCGGGCACCCGGCATCCCGCATACGGTAGGCCAGCCCACCTGCTATGAGCAGCGACATGAGCAGCATCGCCCGGCGTAGGAGGGGGAACGCGGTCATTAGGCCCGTCCCGGTGCCGCCCAGCCCAGCCGCCAGTAGCAGCATGTGAAGCGTGTGGTGCTGGCTCGCAAGGAATGCCAGTAGCACGGCCCCAATCGAGCCGACCGAGGAGAATCTTCCCTTCATTGTTCCTTGCACTTTCAACCCTTTCCCCTCCCGAGTCTCACGGCGCCTGCCGAGCGCAGGCTACCCGCTTGCGAGGGTGCCGACAAGAACAAAACGCTCTCCGTGTGCTGGTTGGATTGATGGGTTAAGCCTCTAGAGCGCTATGAGAGAAATGGGGTGTCATAGG
This region includes:
- a CDS encoding methyltransferase domain-containing protein, translating into MTGSYRKDLSHITWAEVYKRQEMRAGLVEEWLEALALQPGDRVLDMGSGPGFVSLVLADRVGVGGVVYAIDRSAEALAYLEGLQRERGIVQIQRITADAAALEPADLPANLPADAAMISMVLHHADDPPGILRNVERMIVPGGRVLVAEFHPEGPGEQGPPQEHRIAPERIQAWCQDAGLAVQDYQRQTPESYMILAQRPF